Proteins encoded in a region of the Corynebacterium genitalium ATCC 33030 genome:
- a CDS encoding FtsX-like permease family protein — MSATTLMKAARSQSRDARAQRNSGERWVGALSLAAFTLSTWMLLTLAGGTWMFFERHRNPHAEIAAGAEEFGTPFSSSYVFLALFAGILLLPTLLGLLTQAARTNLGGREEQLAALRLIGATARQVRGMMTLDALRQAAVGLVLGTALYLATVPAWSLLTLQKKRIGTWEMFTWWLVPAVWLLVLVLAAGSVWLALRRVAITPLGVARKVPPKGQSVVVLVLSVIAAIALYRVLSRLSITPGSDALEFAMVLMIVGFILVINGVIAVGMIQLISRLSYGMPGAANYVATRRVGRGVRTTWKRVTALFFVSLIAGVGSWAASVPVLEVDPATAMMTTDISTGLAITAVFGAVLLAASTLLTQSLSVVEQKQLTQALYFIGAPTSFHTRTAVREVGVPMLLAMVMGFCMGALMGSIVVVVYADVGKHLALFAALILLAFLGCVAAVAATGPLRTKVLAETGRLND; from the coding sequence ATGAGCGCAACGACCTTGATGAAAGCTGCACGGTCCCAGTCGCGCGACGCCCGGGCGCAGCGCAACAGCGGCGAGCGCTGGGTAGGGGCTTTGTCCCTGGCGGCGTTCACCCTGTCCACGTGGATGCTGTTGACCCTTGCCGGCGGCACATGGATGTTCTTTGAGCGGCACCGCAACCCCCACGCGGAGATTGCTGCAGGTGCTGAAGAGTTTGGAACGCCGTTCTCTTCGAGCTACGTGTTTCTCGCCCTGTTCGCCGGCATTCTCTTGCTGCCTACGTTGCTAGGCCTGCTCACCCAGGCCGCGCGCACGAACCTGGGCGGGCGGGAAGAACAGTTGGCCGCGCTGCGTCTCATCGGCGCAACTGCGCGCCAGGTGCGCGGCATGATGACCCTCGACGCGCTGCGGCAGGCGGCCGTCGGATTGGTGCTCGGCACGGCACTCTACCTAGCCACGGTGCCTGCGTGGTCGCTGCTGACCCTGCAGAAAAAGCGCATCGGCACGTGGGAAATGTTCACGTGGTGGCTCGTGCCTGCAGTATGGCTACTGGTGCTGGTTCTCGCCGCTGGTTCCGTCTGGCTGGCGCTGCGCCGGGTGGCCATCACCCCGCTCGGCGTGGCCCGGAAAGTCCCGCCCAAGGGCCAAAGCGTCGTTGTTCTCGTCCTGTCGGTGATTGCGGCTATTGCGCTCTACCGTGTGCTCTCCAGGCTCTCTATTACACCAGGTTCGGATGCGCTCGAATTCGCCATGGTGCTTATGATTGTCGGCTTCATTCTGGTGATCAATGGGGTCATCGCGGTAGGGATGATTCAGCTCATCTCGCGTCTGAGCTACGGAATGCCCGGTGCCGCGAACTACGTGGCCACCAGAAGAGTTGGCCGCGGGGTGCGCACCACGTGGAAGCGGGTGACAGCGTTGTTCTTCGTGTCTCTCATCGCCGGTGTCGGCAGCTGGGCCGCATCGGTCCCGGTGTTAGAAGTCGATCCGGCCACTGCGATGATGACCACGGATATCAGTACAGGCCTGGCGATCACGGCGGTCTTCGGTGCCGTGTTGCTGGCCGCCTCGACCCTGCTCACCCAGTCGCTGTCCGTTGTTGAGCAGAAGCAATTGACCCAGGCGCTTTATTTCATCGGTGCACCGACGAGCTTCCACACCCGCACCGCGGTGCGTGAAGTCGGCGTGCCCATGCTTCTCGCGATGGTGATGGGGTTCTGTATGGGCGCACTCATGGGGTCGATCGTCGTCGTGGTCTACGCGGACGTCGGCAAGCATCTCGCACTGT
- a CDS encoding ABC transporter ATP-binding protein, producing MESMLELRDITKSFTQQRVLEGISLTVEAGQSVAIMGPSGSGKSTLLHCMSGVLVPDTGEILFNGRNIASLNDAERSELRLDHFGFIFQDGQLLPELTAKENVALPQILRGTPQKDAHAAAADILGRLGMGDFVDRFPGQLSGGQAQRVAIARAFGGPPLVVFADEPTAALDQATGHEVMQQITAITRKAGVTLVLVTHDPNIAAWCDRRIEIRDGLIHSEAAA from the coding sequence ATGGAAAGCATGCTTGAACTACGCGACATCACGAAATCATTCACCCAACAACGGGTTCTAGAAGGCATCAGCCTCACCGTCGAGGCCGGCCAGTCGGTGGCTATCATGGGACCGTCCGGCTCGGGCAAGTCGACCCTGCTGCACTGCATGTCGGGGGTGCTTGTGCCGGATACCGGCGAGATCCTCTTCAACGGGCGCAATATCGCATCGCTTAACGACGCCGAGCGTTCCGAACTCCGCCTCGACCACTTCGGCTTCATCTTCCAGGACGGGCAACTCCTCCCCGAGCTGACCGCGAAGGAGAATGTGGCGCTGCCGCAGATTCTGCGCGGCACACCCCAGAAGGACGCGCACGCCGCGGCAGCCGACATTCTCGGCAGGCTGGGCATGGGTGACTTTGTGGACCGTTTTCCCGGCCAGCTCTCCGGCGGCCAGGCGCAGCGCGTCGCCATCGCCCGCGCTTTCGGCGGTCCGCCGCTGGTCGTCTTCGCCGATGAGCCGACCGCCGCGCTGGACCAAGCAACCGGGCACGAGGTCATGCAGCAGATCACCGCGATCACGCGCAAAGCCGGGGTGACGTTGGTACTGGTCACCCACGACCCGAACATCGCCGCATGGTGCGACCGGCGGATTGAAATCCGCGACGGCTTGATCCACTCGGAGGCGGCGGCATGA
- a CDS encoding sensor histidine kinase, whose amino-acid sequence MWRKQNHEAASAAAIHQLTASRRRIAEAYEIERLRIERDLHDGAQQYFVAAAMKLGEARLEVDSPLLDDAARDLTEGLQVLRRTVRGIHPRELTDRGLVAAIETAAAQYGPHVSVRAPHALPRIDASVLAAAYFFTAEALTNAAKYAPGAAVDVLITSDRTLNVAVTDSGDGGAHFRPGGGLDGMRERIAAFGGSVELNSPSGGPTTVIARIPLLLFRGESGVAQCGS is encoded by the coding sequence ATGTGGCGCAAACAGAACCACGAAGCAGCCTCAGCCGCGGCGATCCACCAACTCACGGCGTCGCGGCGCAGGATCGCAGAAGCGTACGAAATCGAGCGGCTGCGTATCGAGCGCGACCTCCACGACGGCGCGCAACAGTACTTCGTTGCTGCCGCCATGAAACTCGGGGAGGCACGACTTGAGGTGGACTCGCCGCTGCTTGACGACGCCGCACGCGACCTCACCGAAGGCCTTCAAGTACTGCGGCGCACCGTCCGCGGGATTCACCCGCGCGAGCTCACCGACCGTGGCCTTGTCGCAGCGATCGAAACGGCGGCTGCCCAATACGGCCCGCACGTCTCTGTGCGCGCCCCGCATGCCCTTCCGCGTATCGACGCCTCCGTCCTCGCCGCCGCCTACTTCTTCACCGCCGAGGCACTGACCAACGCGGCGAAGTACGCGCCCGGCGCAGCTGTGGACGTGCTGATCACCAGCGACCGCACCCTCAACGTCGCAGTCACCGACAGCGGCGACGGTGGCGCCCATTTCCGCCCTGGCGGCGGGCTGGACGGGATGCGGGAACGGATCGCAGCTTTCGGCGGATCCGTCGAGCTCAACTCGCCGAGCGGCGGCCCCACGACTGTCATCGCGCGGATCCCGCTGCTCCTCTTCCGCGGTGAAAGCGGGGTGGCGCAATGCGGATCGTGA
- a CDS encoding response regulator transcription factor codes for MRIVIADDSALLREGVAGLLTRRGHEVVGQVSDAPSLAGVVDEQRPDLVITDVRMPPDMRDDGLRAALTLRETFGAVNVLVLSQYVAATYARELFAGGGGGTGYLLKDRVAEVKDFVAACETVAAGGVVIDPDVAGALMAASSRWLTTLTPREREVLELMAEGLSNAEIAGKLYLSGAAVAKHVSSIFAKLGLHPDTENRRVRAILMYLSERGVG; via the coding sequence ATGCGGATCGTGATCGCGGATGACTCTGCGCTGCTGCGCGAAGGTGTCGCCGGGCTGCTCACCCGGCGCGGGCACGAGGTGGTCGGACAGGTCAGCGATGCGCCGTCGCTGGCAGGGGTCGTGGATGAGCAGCGCCCTGACCTCGTGATCACAGACGTGCGGATGCCGCCGGACATGCGTGACGACGGCCTGCGCGCCGCCCTCACCCTCCGCGAAACCTTCGGAGCCGTCAACGTGCTGGTGCTGTCTCAGTACGTCGCCGCGACGTACGCGCGCGAACTCTTCGCCGGCGGTGGCGGCGGCACCGGCTACCTGCTCAAAGACCGTGTGGCCGAGGTCAAGGACTTCGTTGCCGCCTGTGAGACTGTCGCCGCAGGAGGAGTCGTGATCGACCCGGACGTCGCCGGCGCGCTCATGGCCGCGAGCTCGCGGTGGCTGACTACCCTCACCCCGCGGGAGCGCGAGGTCCTCGAGCTCATGGCGGAGGGGTTGTCGAACGCAGAGATCGCCGGCAAGCTCTACCTCTCCGGTGCTGCGGTGGCGAAGCATGTCTCGTCGATCTTCGCCAAGCTGGGCTTGCACCCCGACACGGAGAACCGGCGCGTGCGCGCGATCTTGATGTACCTGTCGGAACGCGGCGTGGGCTAG
- a CDS encoding suppressor of fused domain protein: MAPEETIEWLTNVVGPIEVRELAGFPIALAQAMPLAATVGFSAEDTGLTLDSDGVTSVRCELVCGGGSPEQRAMALAGTWNTLRDAANPAQPGELLPQLIDDPDLTVHHGLLREPQLFDQGTPTFTEPGQMTLLLELVLLTDDEYEIVSGQGPDVLERRLRRRRTDLADWGRD; the protein is encoded by the coding sequence GTGGCACCCGAAGAGACCATTGAGTGGCTGACGAATGTCGTCGGCCCGATTGAAGTGCGCGAACTCGCCGGGTTCCCGATCGCGCTGGCGCAGGCAATGCCGCTGGCCGCAACGGTGGGTTTCAGCGCGGAGGACACGGGCCTGACCCTCGACTCCGACGGGGTCACGTCCGTGCGGTGCGAGCTGGTGTGCGGGGGAGGAAGTCCAGAGCAGCGCGCGATGGCGCTCGCGGGGACGTGGAACACGCTGCGTGACGCCGCGAATCCCGCACAGCCTGGGGAACTGTTGCCGCAGCTTATCGACGATCCCGACCTCACCGTCCACCACGGCCTCCTGCGCGAACCCCAGCTGTTCGACCAGGGGACACCGACATTCACGGAGCCTGGGCAGATGACTCTGTTGCTGGAACTGGTGCTGCTCACCGACGATGAGTATGAGATCGTCTCCGGGCAGGGCCCCGACGTGCTGGAGCGCCGTTTGCGCCGCCGGCGGACCGATCTTGCAGACTGGGGACGGGACTAG
- a CDS encoding aminotransferase class I/II-fold pyridoxal phosphate-dependent enzyme — protein MSLLDLDQAARDELAQQVRGEYEALKARNLNLDLTRGKPSSEQLDFSNELLELPGRENYTDKSGTDVRNYGNLQGITDIREIWGELIGVNPENLYAGDSSSLNIMFDLISWSYTFGNNDSERPWREEETVKWICPVPGYDRHFAITEKFGFDMVNVPMLEDGPDADAIAELAKDPAVKGVWVVPMYSNPTGATVSEEVARKLATMETAAPDFRIVWDNAYAVHTFKDEFPPIIDVLSIAEEAGNPNRFWVMSSTSKITHAGAGVAFFASSTENLDWYASIAGIRGIGPNKVNQLAHAKFFGDADGVRNVMRKHAQSLAPKFEAVLETLRNRLGEYNVARWTEPEGGYFISLDVVDGTATRVWELAKEAGITLTKAGSAFPHGKDDNDRHIRLAPSLPPLDEVRTAMDGVATCVLLAALEKLER, from the coding sequence ATGTCCCTTCTGGATCTTGATCAGGCAGCTCGCGACGAGCTCGCGCAGCAGGTGCGCGGCGAGTACGAGGCGCTCAAGGCCCGTAACCTCAACTTGGACTTGACGCGCGGTAAGCCGTCGTCGGAGCAACTGGACTTCTCCAACGAACTGCTGGAGCTGCCGGGCCGCGAAAACTACACCGACAAGTCGGGCACGGACGTGCGCAATTACGGCAACCTGCAGGGCATCACGGACATTCGCGAGATCTGGGGCGAGCTCATCGGAGTCAACCCGGAGAACCTGTACGCGGGTGATTCATCGTCGCTGAACATCATGTTCGACCTGATCTCCTGGTCCTACACCTTCGGCAACAATGACTCGGAGCGTCCGTGGCGCGAAGAGGAGACAGTGAAGTGGATCTGCCCGGTGCCGGGCTACGACCGTCACTTCGCTATCACGGAGAAGTTCGGCTTCGACATGGTCAACGTGCCGATGCTGGAGGACGGCCCTGATGCCGATGCGATTGCCGAGCTGGCAAAGGATCCGGCTGTGAAGGGCGTGTGGGTCGTGCCGATGTACTCCAACCCGACGGGTGCGACTGTGTCGGAGGAGGTTGCGCGCAAGCTCGCCACGATGGAGACAGCCGCGCCGGACTTCCGCATTGTGTGGGACAACGCGTACGCCGTGCACACGTTCAAAGATGAGTTCCCGCCGATCATCGATGTGCTGTCGATCGCCGAGGAGGCTGGCAACCCGAACCGTTTCTGGGTGATGAGCTCGACCTCCAAGATCACCCACGCCGGTGCCGGTGTCGCGTTCTTCGCTTCTTCGACAGAGAACCTGGACTGGTACGCCTCTATCGCGGGGATCCGTGGAATCGGCCCGAACAAGGTCAACCAGCTGGCCCACGCGAAGTTCTTCGGCGACGCCGATGGCGTGCGCAACGTAATGCGCAAGCACGCCCAGTCGCTGGCCCCGAAGTTCGAGGCTGTGCTGGAGACCCTCCGGAACCGCCTCGGCGAGTACAACGTGGCGCGCTGGACGGAGCCGGAGGGCGGTTACTTCATCTCCCTCGACGTCGTCGACGGCACCGCCACCCGCGTCTGGGAGCTGGCCAAGGAAGCCGGCATCACTTTGACCAAGGCGGGTTCCGCTTTCCCGCACGGCAAGGACGACAATGACCGCCACATCCGCCTGGCGCCGTCGTTGCCTCCGCTGGATGAGGTCCGCACCGCCATGGACGGCGTGGCCACCTGCGTCCTGCTCGCCGCTCTGGAGAAGCTCGAGCGCTAG
- a CDS encoding RraA family protein → MLFDADLSNVRVNDPWKRYDLSTLNRLHDAEAAVVGDTLGHLTTMAGRIRRITGEGSAIGNAFPINCTPGDNLGVWRALDDAQEGDIFVINARGADGSAIIGGQIARMMVEAGVLGCVVDGPVRDVNDLEEYGLQVFATGTTPMGPTRFGPAEVGYPVACAGTVVKGGDLIIADNDGVTVVPAGRIQEVLDNIADSEKKEKDFFRKISEEWVPAKRRGDIGQDNPGTVTPETEEEVDEER, encoded by the coding sequence ATGCTCTTCGATGCTGATCTGTCCAACGTCCGTGTCAATGACCCTTGGAAGCGCTACGACCTGTCCACCCTGAACCGCCTCCACGATGCCGAAGCCGCCGTCGTGGGTGACACTCTCGGCCACCTGACCACGATGGCGGGCCGGATCCGCCGCATCACCGGCGAAGGCAGCGCCATCGGCAACGCATTCCCGATCAACTGCACCCCTGGTGACAATCTCGGCGTGTGGCGCGCGCTTGACGACGCGCAAGAGGGCGACATCTTCGTCATCAACGCCCGCGGAGCTGACGGATCGGCCATCATCGGCGGCCAGATCGCCCGCATGATGGTGGAAGCGGGCGTGCTCGGCTGCGTCGTCGACGGACCTGTCCGCGATGTGAACGATCTGGAAGAGTACGGCCTGCAGGTCTTCGCCACCGGTACGACGCCGATGGGTCCGACTCGTTTCGGCCCGGCGGAGGTGGGCTACCCGGTCGCCTGCGCTGGCACGGTGGTCAAAGGCGGGGACCTCATCATCGCCGACAACGACGGTGTCACTGTCGTCCCTGCCGGCCGCATCCAGGAAGTCCTCGACAACATCGCCGATTCTGAAAAGAAAGAGAAGGACTTCTTCCGGAAGATCAGCGAGGAATGGGTGCCCGCCAAGAGGCGCGGTGACATCGGCCAGGATAACCCGGGCACTGTCACTCCCGAAACAGAAGAGGAAGTCGACGAGGAGCGCTAA